A genome region from Thermococcus sp. includes the following:
- a CDS encoding ATP-binding protein has protein sequence MLFDLKPKSRREEIFDREKEFRELENSIERYPLTLLLGIRRVGKSSILRAYLTENPGILIDCRELYAESGHITRDDLIRELQSKGSIFQRIASKFRVKLNLRFLQIEPRDASLREIFRELNELGEKTGKFIIAFDEAQYLRFYGSRGGKELLALFAHAYDSLPNLRIILTGSEVGLLHDFLGIDDYESPLYGRVGGEIYVKPFDSETSKAFLRVGFKEVGVVVLEEDIEKAVSILDGIPGWLVLFGARYLETHDFQRAMESTLNIAKGLLLGELSELERRSRRYIGILRAIALGYNRWSLIRDYLELKKMRTPEPRLHELLKNLKKMGWIEEENGEYRLTDPLLRLALRD, from the coding sequence TTGACAGGGAGAAGGAGTTCAGAGAACTGGAAAACAGCATCGAGCGCTATCCACTAACGCTCCTCCTTGGAATAAGACGCGTTGGCAAAAGTTCCATCCTCAGAGCTTACCTCACCGAGAACCCAGGGATTCTGATAGACTGCAGGGAGCTCTACGCCGAGAGCGGGCACATAACCAGGGACGACCTCATCCGGGAGCTCCAGTCGAAAGGAAGCATCTTCCAGAGAATAGCCTCGAAGTTCAGGGTAAAACTGAACCTGAGGTTCCTTCAGATTGAGCCCCGGGATGCCTCCCTCCGGGAGATATTCAGGGAGCTGAATGAACTCGGAGAAAAAACCGGGAAGTTCATTATAGCCTTCGACGAGGCCCAGTACCTCAGGTTCTACGGCTCGCGGGGCGGAAAGGAGCTCCTGGCGCTGTTTGCCCACGCATACGACAGCCTGCCCAATCTACGGATCATACTGACGGGCTCGGAGGTTGGACTTCTGCATGACTTTCTCGGCATAGACGACTATGAGAGCCCCCTCTACGGAAGGGTCGGGGGAGAGATATACGTAAAGCCCTTTGATAGTGAGACATCAAAAGCATTCCTGCGGGTAGGATTTAAAGAGGTAGGGGTTGTAGTACTGGAAGAAGACATTGAGAAGGCCGTCTCCATACTCGACGGCATACCCGGCTGGCTCGTTCTCTTTGGGGCGAGATACCTCGAAACCCATGACTTTCAGAGGGCTATGGAGTCAACCCTCAACATCGCCAAAGGTCTCCTCCTTGGCGAGCTCTCAGAGCTTGAAAGACGGAGCAGGCGGTACATTGGAATTTTAAGGGCGATAGCACTGGGTTACAACAGGTGGAGCCTCATACGGGACTACTTAGAACTCAAGAAAATGAGAACCCCCGAGCCGAGACTTCACGAACTTCTGAAGAACCTGAAGAAGATGGGCTGGATCGAAGAAGAAAACGGGGAGTACAGGCTGACCGACCCGCTCCTGAGACTTGCCCTCAGGGATTAG
- a CDS encoding radical SAM protein yields MVRGTPYFSYVVRELPTGCQLCVRGEKLVLFTTGACPRDCFYCPLSPWRREDVVYANERPVKSVDNIIGEAMIQEAKGAGVTGGDPLVRLDRTVEYIRSLKEAFGEDFHVHLYTTGALATKKNLEMLYDTGLDEIRFHPDLFNPNSKLFKVEIENIHNAFDFDWDVGGEIPSIPGQFERMKWYAEFLDSLGAKFLNVNELEFSETNLRAILDRGYRPISNESPAIKGSLGLGLKLLEWGEENTSLSYHLCTAKLKDAVQLRNRLRMMAKNVAKPYMEITKDGTLRFGIAEYGDLDELYALLVSEAEVPAEWLYINREKGRIEMPEEVALELAEAIEGDVRFFIVEEYPTFDRLEVERVPLP; encoded by the coding sequence GAAGCTCGTCCTCTTCACGACCGGGGCCTGTCCGAGGGACTGCTTCTACTGCCCGCTGAGCCCCTGGCGGAGGGAGGACGTGGTTTACGCCAACGAGAGGCCGGTTAAGAGCGTTGATAACATCATAGGAGAGGCGATGATTCAGGAAGCAAAAGGGGCTGGCGTCACCGGCGGGGACCCGCTGGTGAGATTAGACAGGACCGTTGAGTATATCCGCTCTCTGAAGGAAGCATTCGGCGAGGACTTCCACGTTCACCTGTACACGACGGGCGCTCTGGCCACCAAGAAGAACCTTGAGATGCTCTACGACACCGGTCTGGATGAGATACGATTCCACCCGGACCTATTCAACCCGAACTCGAAGCTCTTCAAGGTGGAGATTGAGAACATTCACAATGCTTTCGACTTCGACTGGGACGTTGGGGGAGAAATTCCCTCGATCCCGGGTCAGTTCGAGAGGATGAAGTGGTACGCGGAGTTTTTGGACAGCCTTGGAGCGAAGTTCCTCAACGTGAACGAGCTTGAGTTCAGCGAGACAAACCTGAGGGCGATTCTCGACAGGGGGTACCGACCGATAAGCAACGAGAGTCCGGCTATAAAGGGTTCCCTTGGGCTCGGGCTTAAGCTGTTAGAATGGGGTGAGGAGAACACGTCGCTGAGCTATCACCTGTGCACGGCAAAGCTGAAAGATGCCGTCCAGCTAAGGAACAGGCTGAGGATGATGGCCAAGAACGTGGCCAAGCCTTACATGGAAATCACCAAAGACGGGACGCTTCGGTTTGGTATAGCCGAATACGGTGATTTGGACGAGCTCTACGCGCTCCTCGTCAGCGAGGCTGAAGTTCCAGCTGAGTGGCTCTACATAAACAGGGAGAAAGGCAGGATAGAGATGCCTGAGGAAGTTGCCCTTGAGCTTGCCGAGGCGATTGAAGGCGATGTTCGCTTTTTCATCGTCGAGGAGTACCCGACTTTCGACAGGCTTGAGGTGGAGAGGGTTCCGTTGCCCTAA